GTAGGGTCGACCCCGCACCTGCTCTGCGAAATGCTGCAACTGGAAGCCGACATCGCGATGCTGCATGTTCCCTATAAAGGCGCCGCGCACGCCCTGACGGACGTTGCGGGCGGCAGGGTGGATATGCAGATAACCAATGTGTCGGCGGCTTTGGCGCAAATCCAGGCGGGGAAACTCAAACCGCTCGCCGTTCTATCCAGCAACCCGGTAAACACGCTGCCCCATGTGCCGACCATTGCGGAGGCGGGTTTTCCAAGGTTGGTCACCGATGCGTGGTTCGGGCTGGTGGCGCCCGCGGGAACGCCGGCGTTTGCCATCGAGAAGCTGAACCAGTCGATCAATGTGGCGATGATGAATCCCCGTTTGCGCGAAGCGATGGATCAACTGTCGTACGCGTTGCCGCCGCAGTCTAATACGCCGACGGTGTTCAAGGACTTGATTGCCGAAGAAACCCGGCAATGGACTTCGGTCCTGAACACCCGGAATATCAGGCCTTTGCACTGACGGCGCTGAGCGCCGCCTGCGCGGCGTGCAAGGGGCGCGCGTCGCCTTGCACGC
This genomic interval from Bordetella genomosp. 9 contains the following:
- a CDS encoding Bug family tripartite tricarboxylate transporter substrate binding protein; this encodes MRISRGKEVLTAVLCAAAPATVMAGDGDVNQIYPDRPVTLVVGYSPGGTTDTLVRLVAEYLEKELGQRMIVDYKPGAAGNIGAQSVARAAPDGYTLFLSARPNTIHKQMHATLAYDFANDLVPVGLVATAPYVMVVGADAPIATVNDLVQLARAYPGALTCASSGVGSTPHLLCEMLQLEADIAMLHVPYKGAAHALTDVAGGRVDMQITNVSAALAQIQAGKLKPLAVLSSNPVNTLPHVPTIAEAGFPRLVTDAWFGLVAPAGTPAFAIEKLNQSINVAMMNPRLREAMDQLSYALPPQSNTPTVFKDLIAEETRQWTSVLNTRNIRPLH